One window of Micromonas commoda chromosome 1, complete sequence genomic DNA carries:
- a CDS encoding predicted protein, giving the protein MSDFRCRLLSRGVSIEKFILSNVTRSRHQHRRESYPLKSLCPLLPCGRAPRRTLTQICSKGSDKGHAEEPANDWLDTIEAVDRCVWHHSNDGEKHASSKFREAEHSFYAAFHIEKHVSITKQIARWRRDFATLRGREPTYDDEPEKIRRLERALVNLGQRIAELK; this is encoded by the exons ATGTCAGACTTCCGCTGTCGCCTATTATCGCGGGGGGTTTCCATTGAGAAGTTTATTCTTTCGAATGTAACTCGATCGCGACATCAACACCGCAGAGAGTCATATCCTCTCAAGTCCCTTTGTCCACTGCTCCCGTGTGGACGAGCTCCACGCCGCACACTGACTCAAATTTGCTCAAAGGGTTCCGACAAAGGTCACGCGGAAGAACCCGCGAACGACTGGCTCGACACCATCGAAGCAGTCGATAGATGTGTTTGGCATCATTCAAATGATGGTGAAaagcacgcgtcgtcgaagttCAGGGAAGCAGAGCATTCATTTTATGCTGCTTTCCATATTGAAAAACATGTTTCTATCACGAAGCAgatcgcgcggtggcgacgagaCTTCGCGACATTGCGCGGCCGAGAGCCAACGTATGATGATGAGCCTGAGAAGATACGAAGATTGGAGCGTGCTCTAGTAAATTTAGGACAACG GATAGCTGAACTGAAGTAA